The Magnolia sinica isolate HGM2019 chromosome 9, MsV1, whole genome shotgun sequence genome contains a region encoding:
- the LOC131256704 gene encoding nuclear intron maturase 3, mitochondrial has product MLLNLRKLNSWQSKRSIVSLCFHSIPLQNPNPFPQNPSNAPISNSNLQTLTLAQYRQGKFHNLLQSVVSDPSVLSAAVRNITPTPNSDAPASDPSSDLFPIEALSLELRANGFDVGSCCVRLIPNRKKGEPLVLPNLKLKVVIEAVRMVLEVIYDSRFATFAYGARVGMGRHTAVRYLKNSVENPNWWFRIEFRQKKFDICHIQKLASILTEKIEDRALVDLIQKFFEFEVVQVEFGGCYFGRGFPQESNLSAILVNIYFNGLDQEIQDLRLRIDSKNPKFDPQEISGWSGVFHKPVKVYAVRYLDEILVITSGSKMLTMNLKDRVVRFLEGNLELKIDRLKTSIHSAVSEKMDFLGMEIQAVSPMVLHPPMSDKAIRAQKKYIKRKEARVLEMRNARETIRKKLGLKILSHVFKKLKRCDGFKFEMKIENEVREIFGVWGEEVVREFLGSSEECWNWRRKLSSGDFLSIKAVRDQLPPELVDAYDEFQEKVDKYMKVERACEVLEEEDKNEEEERQKYAVRTVEDLTKLCMKVDAPLELIRKAVKIAGFTNSMGRPQPIKLLIALEDADIIKWYAGVGKRWLNFFCCCHNFRMVKTIVSYHLRFSCILTLAEKHESTKREAIRHYTKDLKVPGVGGSEELHFPTEREIKMMGDRNLSDPKPVDGNLCMALIRLASDEPPCRCLVHFCDRTDTVFYRIRLLQNRLNVDPLDQKKWVQGMGAIHESLNRKCLPLCSKHISDIYLGSISLQDIDCTKCVHLQ; this is encoded by the coding sequence ATGCTTTTAAATCTCAGAAAACTCAATTCCTGGCAATCCAAACGCTCCATCGTCTCTCTCTGCTTTCATTCCATTCCCCTACAAAACCCTAACCCTTTTCCACAAAACCCTTCAAACGCTCCCATCTCAAATTCCaatctccaaaccctaaccctcgCCCAATACCGGCAAGGCAAATTCCACAACCTTCTCCAATCCGTCGTCTCCGATCCCTCCGTCCTCTCCGCTGCCGTCCGAAACATCACCCCAACCCCGAATTCCGACGCACCCGCCTCTGATCCCAGTTCGGATTTATTCCCAATCGAAGCCCTCTCTCTTGAGCTCCGCGCCAACGGATTTGACGTGGGATCATGTTGCGTCCGGTTGATACCCAACCGGAAGAAAGGAGAGCCGCTGGTTCTCCCCAACCTGAAACTGAAGGTCGTGATTGAGGCGGTCCGGATGGTGCTGGAAGTCATCTACGATTCGCGGTTTGCGACGTTTGCATACGGTGCCCGAGTCGGGATGGGCCGGCATACTGCAGTTCGGTACTTGAAGAACTCTGTGGAAAATCCAAACTGGTGGTTCCGCATTGAATTTCGTCAGAAAAAATTCGATATTTGCCATATTCAGAAATTGGCTTCCATCTTGACAGAAAAGATTGAGGATCGAGCTTTGGTTGATCTGATACAGAAATTCTTTGAATTTGAGGTAGTTCAGGTCGAATTCGGAGGGTGTTATTTTGGAAGGGGTTTCCCGCAAGAGAGCAATTTGAGTGCCATTCTGGTTAATATATatttcaacggtctagatcaagagATCCAGGATCTACGGTTGAGGATTGACAGCAAGAATCCAAAATTTGATCCCCAGGAGATTTCGGGCTGGTCCGGTGTTTTCCATAAACCTGTAAAAGTATATGCAGTCAGGTACTTGGATGAGATATTGGTTATAACTTCAGGCTCGAAAATGCTGACTATGAATTTGAAAGACCGAGTTGTTAGATTTTTAGAAGGGAATTTGGAGCTGAAGATAGATAGATTGAAGACTTCAATCCACAGCGCTGTGTCCGAGAAGATGGATTTTCTCGGAATGGAGATTCAGGCAGTCTCGCCGATGGTTTTGCATCCGCCCATGTCGGATAAGGCGATCCGGGCCCAGAAGAAGTACATCAAACGGAAGGAGGCGAGGGTGTTAGAAATGAGGAATGCAAGGGAGACGATACGGAAGAAATTGGGATTGAAGATTCTGAGCCATGTTTTCAAGAAGCTGAAGCGGTGTGACGGGTTCAAATTTGAGATGAAGATTGAGAATGAGGTTCGCGAGATTTTCGGGGTTTGGGGAGAGGAAGTTGTTCGGGAGTTTTTGGGGTCTTCCGAGGAGTGTTGGAATTGGCGCCGGAAGCTGTCCTCAGGTGATTTTTTGTCAATTAAAGCAGTCAGGGACCAGCTGCCACCGGAGCTTGTGGATGCCTATGATGAATTCCAGGAGAAGGTTGATAAGTATATGAAGGTGGAGAGAGCTTGTGAGGTCTTGGAGGAAGAAGATAAGAACGAAGAAGAAGAGAGGCAGAAATATGCGGTGAGAACAGTGGAGGATTTGACAAAGTTGTGTATGAAAGTCGATGCGCCGTTGGAGCTGATAAGGAAGGCTGTTAAGATTGCAGGGTTTACAAATTCGATGGGCCGCCCGCAGCCCATCAAGTTACTTATCGCACTTGAAGATGCCGATATTATCAAGTGGTATGCTGGTGTTGGGAAGAGATGGCTCAATTTCTTTTGCTGTTGCCACAATTTTAGAATGGTTAAAACTATTGTCAGCTACCACTTGAGGTTCTCATGTATCTTGACGTTGGCAGAAAAGCACGAATCTACCAAGCGTGAAGCGATCAGGCATTACACGAAGGATCTGAAAGTCCCTGGTGTGGGTGGCTCAGAGGAATTGCACTTTCCCACGGAACGGGAGATTAAAATGATGGGTGATAGAAATCTTTccgacccaaaacctgtagatgGGAACCTATGCATGGCTTTGATTAGACTAGCATCTGATGAGCCACCATGTCGCTGTCTGGTGCATTTCTGCGATAGGACGGATACTGTTTTTTATCGAATCCGTTTACTGCAAAATCGTCTGAATGTCGATCCATTAGACCAGAAGAAGTGGGTCCAAGGAATGGGTGCCATTCACGAAAGTCTGAACCGGAAGTGCCTCCCGCTCTGTTCGAAACACATAAGCGATATATACTTGGGCAGCATCTCTCTCCAGGACATTGACTGTACTAAATGTGTTCATCTGCAGTGA